One bacterium genomic window carries:
- a CDS encoding YdeI/OmpD-associated family protein: MSAETELGIVAFSSAKEWKQWLAKNHARSNGIWLRLFKRDSAVSTVSYDEALDEALCCGWIDGQLKRYDERSWLRKFTPRRPKSVWSKRNRERAERLAKAGKMRAAGVKEIEAAKQDGRWNAAYDPASKMRVPDDLRRGLAENTRAHAFYTTLNRTNVYAIAWRLQTAKTPGTRQKRLTRILAMLAQGQTFHG; the protein is encoded by the coding sequence ATGAGCGCCGAAACAGAGTTGGGCATCGTCGCCTTTTCATCTGCCAAGGAGTGGAAACAGTGGCTTGCCAAGAACCACGCCAGGTCGAACGGCATTTGGCTCCGGTTGTTCAAAAGAGACTCTGCGGTCTCTACGGTCTCTTACGATGAGGCCCTGGACGAGGCGCTCTGCTGCGGGTGGATAGACGGACAGCTCAAGAGGTACGACGAGAGGTCCTGGCTGCGCAAGTTTACTCCCCGACGACCTAAGAGTGTTTGGTCAAAGAGAAACAGAGAGCGCGCCGAGCGCCTTGCTAAAGCCGGAAAAATGCGTGCAGCAGGGGTCAAAGAGATCGAGGCAGCCAAACAGGACGGTCGCTGGAACGCCGCGTACGACCCGGCCAGCAAGATGAGAGTGCCCGATGATTTGCGTCGAGGACTCGCCGAGAACACGAGAGCCCACGCCTTCTACACCACGCTGAACAGAACCAATGTGTATGCCATTGCCTGGAGGTTGCAGACCGCGAAGACGCCGGGAACGCGGCAGAAGCGTCTCACCAGAATCCTGGCGATGCTGGCCCAGGGACAGACGTTTCATGGCTGA